CACTCGAAGAAGAGTAAGAAAGGAGAgttacccccctccctcatacACACTCCACCCCACTGAACCCTCTTCGACTTCACAATATGGCTGTTTCTACCCCCGACGCATGCGCTCCCATTCTAACACCcctgtttccctctctcgcttctgcCCTCTTCCGTTGTCTCATCAACTGCCGATTTTGCATGTGCCCTGCTGCACCCGCAGATCCTCTCGAACCGCTGGTGGGCGATCGAAAACAAGAAAGGGTCGTGTCTTCACATGAGTTTCTTTGCCAATCCTcttgcggaggaggaggtggtgccaCCCGACTACCCCTTGGAGCAGTACGACGAGCTCAAGCGCGAGGATGACTTCAACGAGCTCCTTGTGCGATCCACAAAGTTGGAGGGTCGTCAAAGTAGCGGCGACGATGGCACGCCAGCCAACCCCGAACTTGAGGCATGTTTGCGTCACATCCGACAGCTGCGCTCCTCGCTGGAGAGTACGTGGCTTCGAATGAGCGAGTCGCCCATTGAGCCGACCCGTGAGGCGCGCATCGTGCACACGGTAGAGACATCCAATCTGTCTACATCAAACTCCTCCTTTATTGGGGCTCTTGACAGTGCCATCACGCAGGTACACCACCATGTTGCTCAGCGTGAACGACTGAACGAACACCTGCGTGCACTGGTTAAGCAGGAGGCTGCTCAGTTTTCTTCCTCGGCACCCCACCCACTCGCTGCGTCTGTGGTATGCGCGCTCAATGCACCAAACTTGAGGTGGTCGCCCGAGACACTCTCCTCACCGCACTCATCGGAGGTGGTAGCCGAGCGTGCAGCTGGGGCTGTCCGTGCACTGGAGACACTCCTCCCTTCCATGTCGATGGAGGAGGTCGCGTTGGCAAGTGCTGCGATGCAGCAACTGTCATATGGACTGCAGTCCTGGAGTGCTTTGAAGCACCGCTGCGACGCCCTTCGTGCCACTGTGGCGGTGAAATTGCAAGAGCAGGCAGAGACCCAttgcgctgctgaggtgtTTGCTCGGTGGAccgcgcagaggcagctAGCATGTGGTgaagcagccgcatcgcAGGCGCCATCTCCAGCGACCATCACGCCCTCTTTCGACATCGCGGCGGTGGAGTGCCTCAACAAGGAGCTGAGCGAGGAGAACAGGCGGCTGGAGGTGGTACTTGCGCGTCTCCTTGCCATCCAGCAGCTTGACAAAGCGCAGCCTGACGCCTTCGCTGGAAGTGCTCTGGTGCAGTACGTCTCCCTCACAGACAGTGCACGGGAGCTGGAAGAGGAGACCGATCGCCTAGGACGTGCTGTGCTGTACCTTCGTAGCATTCTGGCAGAGCCCTCTACGATGGAGTCGTGGGGTGCATGTAGTgcaggtggcgccgccgccctaTCGACGCAGAACCCCAGCCACGAGGGAACGAAGAGGCTAGCGAGGCGTCTGAGCCGCATCCACGCAGTGAAGAAGGAGCTGTGGCCGCGGCAGGCAGTGAGCGATGGCGTAGAGACGGTGAGCGACACCGTCAATACCATTCTGTCCCTCGGCTTGAACCGCCTTCTAGAGGTGCACAACGTCTGCCTACATGCAATGGCGCTGCTCAGCACTTACTTTGAGAAGCAATCGGGGAACGCGGCCTTTCTCAGCCATGCaatgcgcggcggcggtgtggtAGAGGATGCCACAGTGGAACGCGTGCTGGATGTGCAGCCCCCTGACGCGGGGCTGGTGCGGCAGTGCTGTGCTAACATGCGGAACTTGAGCGCCGAGCTTGAGGCCACGCTGAGGAGTATTGTGGAGAAGTCAATCACGGCTTCGACCGCCCACCTCACTCAGTGGAAGGCTGTGCGGGGCCTGTTGACCGAGCTCCTTCAGTCCGCCCTGGTCACGACGCCGGACGTGCACGCCGAGTTTTCGGCGCGGCTCGCAGCCTACGCGGCGCCGAATACGCCATCCGCCACAACTACATCTTCCGTCTCCGAAATGGTGACTCAAGTGCATGCGCGCCTCGACTGGGCGACGACGGTgctcgccgaggaggcgaaggcatTTGCTGATGAGAAAGCCACTCAGCGGGAGGTTATCATGGCGTTCTGGGCGGCACAGATAACGGAAGTCAAGAAGAAGATGGCGTGGCTGGAGAAGCAGCCCAACGCCCCGCTCCTAACGCAGCTGTGCgacgtggagagggagaatgAGCAGCTACGCCATCAACTGGCCTCCATGCAGGAGGCCTCCGAGGACGCGTCCGTCTTGGACAGAACGTTGGCAGAACTGCAGAAATGTACCGCCGAGGAGGCCCGATGCAATGCGACAGTGCGGGCAGAGCTCGAGGAGCTCGAGGCTGCAAGGCGCGAGTTGGAGACGCAgcgcgatgcgctgctctcttctctgctgtaGGGATGACTGGACAGGCTTCCAGCGGAGAGCACGCCACAATGAGTTTAACGGGGCCCCTTAATGTGGATGACTCAGCTGCATGCGCCACCGATGTCTCTCGAAAAGCAATTTTATTTTGAACTTCCCTTTTAAAGGTCTTATGCGCCACTGGCGGTGGAGCACTAGCTGGCAATACTTGCCTCCAGCTTTGGATGAACACACTTCGGTTCGAGGCTACGCGTTGGCGCGATGCCGATGACTTGTTTTCACCTTCTTCAAGGCAATTCGCTACGGCGATGACCGTGACGCCATTtactccccccttctccctctcccctcgcgCCCatacccactcacccacccacccacacacacacacacccacacgccaACTCACCATCGACTCTGTGTTCCACTATCAGCGCTACTGTCTTAACATTGCTGCCACCAAACGAAATGCCTTGCCGCGTAGGCCAGAGCGACTGGATCTTCACCGATTCCCCGGCGTGCTATGTCACGCCGAACTTGCGTCTGCGCCAGTGCATTTGCCCGCTGACAACGTGTACTCCCACTGCGACAGGATACGCGTGCTATCTGACATCGTCCGTTATGATTCTCTCAGGCCTGCTAGTCGTAGTCTGGATCATGGCTGCTTGCGCGTACGTGTACGTATCGAACTACGTTGGGGAGCTGGAGCTAGAAGCCCGTGCGGAGAAGGTGGTCTCTCTCAGTCGCAACTACTACTACCACAAACTCTTCGGCACCGGTAGCCCAATGTTTTCGCCGAGTGTGTATGTACCGGATAAACGGCTGCACTCGGAGTAGACGGCATGACTTTGTGGCGAAGCTGCGATTTCAGAGTCTccgcccctttctctgtttctttctcCTGTTTGTGAGTTTCGTCTCGCGCCTCTTtgaggggatgggggagggggctaCTGAAGACATGCCTGCGTCCGTCTCTCGTGAAGAGCTgtgagcgcgcgcgcgtatTAGCATGCGGGTGTGAAGTAATGGATTTTGTGTGGAAGGGCTGGCGCTTTTCTCTGTAGGCGCTTGCGAAGGAGGTGCACGGGCGGCACCGCCATTGTAGCGACGGATGAgtctcttttccttcactCGCGCGTGTGGCGCTTtgttctttttcctcttttcttcggcAGGAGAATTCTGCCGATGCCTTTGCCTATCCAtcttcgcttcctccccCACTGTGTTGCTTCAGCTGAGAGGAGcaacacacactctctctctcttgcctcgCCCCTCGGTGTACTGGAGCGCTTGTGGGCATGCCAGTGGCGGATTTCCCCTTCTTAGCCGTCTCCCGCGCTTCCTCCCTGGTGCTCTCGTTTAGGGTTGAGCTGTGCTTTGCCACTcacgcctcctcttcgtctgcTCTGTTTTCACTTTtcgttgttttcttcttACATTGCCCCTGATGATGCTGACCACCTTTGCGCGTGATATTAGGGTGTAGTAACCActctgtggggaagccaaacAGCCTGCGGTGTGGCCTCAGGTGCGACTGTACGGACTCTTGGTGTGGGCGGAGAGGACTTAGTTGGCGATGGGCTGGAGAGAGGTGTTGTGGCGATCGCACTTCTATACCAGCTCACTACGAATTGTGCTGACGGTTCCCCACGTATGCACGCCTCCTTTGTAAATTCGGCGCCCCCCGCCAGCCGACACGTACGtcgctcttttcgttttcacGTGTGTTCTCTAACGTCTTTTCTGTTCGCTTATACTTTTTCTTCGCAGCGTCTTGGCGGGCCGCTTTGTGTGGTGTCTCTCGGCGTGTTTGCTGCGTGCTGTGTCGGCGATTGTCTTAGATGGAGTAGGTCTGCGttgtcccctccccactcatccacagacgcacagcgGTCGCGCACTCATGaacgccgccgtctcctACTTCTCccacttttccctctctgtcgcATCTGGTTGGTCAAGCCAACGGCAATCCGCACTgtcggctgcgcagcactgGTGCCTTTCTCTCGTATCGTTTTCGCTCACTTTTCTCTTATCATCGGCTGGCCTCTCGTTGTGCTGTTGAGctccggtggcggcggcggcgatatGCGCTCAGGAGAAAAAAGCGGAGGTGACGCCGACCGCCACTTCGAAGGagtgagaagggggagagggggaacgTGACGAGGGTTCGGGATTTAATGCGCTTTGTGGTGCACAAAGGACAGACTGAGCGAGAGGTTGGCGGAACCGATGTGCTCCAGCGGTGGGTGCCAAGATGAGTCTGTCTGTGTAGGGGTGAGCTACAACGACTTCTCCTTCCCAAGGAGCGCAGTGACGAAAAATAATGACACGTCTCACCACTACTGCCATCTTCACCGCCCGCTGAGGTCAGTGGTCTACCACACTCCAACGTTTCTTGGGCTTAACTGCACGGGAAGGAGGCAGTCATCGCAACGCCGAGCTGTTAACACTTCTGCAGCAGGGCGGAGAGCTGCGGTTGCTGCAAACTCTGCTGTTAAGTAGCGAGCACCACACACGAACGCAGCGAATCAGCGAGGACGCGAGGACCCGCCGGCGAAACCAATAGCAAAAGAGCGGGGAGGTAAGCGGGGGCTCATGGGTGCTTGAAAGAGACCTGGCGCTATTCTCGGCATGCACGCGCATCCGCGTCCCCAGCAACATATGCGACGTAGGCTTTCATTGGTAGGTTCTGGTGAAAGAAAAGACAGTCAGTCGCGCGTGCTCGTGAAGTCGCTGATGAGATGTGTGGCGCGTAGTGTCGCCGCCGTTTGCTCTCCTGTGTCACGGTGCGCACGAGCTTTACTTGACAGAGCGGAACGACCACCTGCGCCACGGAAGtccccccctcaccactACTGACCCGTAtgttcctctcctccttcaacAAGCATCTCTACCCCACCGCTCTTCAATCGGTTTTGCACTTCCCACTCTTAGTTCCCCCCTTTCAATGTTATCGCGATATGCATCACCGTGTGAATTGCACAGCTGAAGGAGCCGCACGCGCTCACGTGTGCACAAGATCGAACGaaaagagcagaagagaagctgAAATGTCGAATTAAAGCGAAAAGGCATCTTCGCGCATGCGTTTGCCCACGACTTATGTGCACGcacccctttttcttcttcgcgcTGTCGTCATCCTTCATTGGTTCCCCAGCCATCGTATCGGCACCATTACATTTTTGttcgggggaggagggctggTTGGTGCGCGTGCATcgccgcctctctgcgtgtcaTTCCGCCCCCTTTGAAGAGTCGCGAGTACCCTTACGTCGACGAGAGTGTCTCTTCAGCGCAGGACACGGCTGCGCACATCGATAACGCTGCCGTGCAGTCCCATTCGTTGTCAGCTACCCCATTTCCTCACAAATACCCCCACAGCGTACAAGCACGCATACAGTGGCATATTCACACCCCTTCACTCAAGGtacacctctctccacccaccTCTATTTAGGAAGGCACCGAGCCCGTTcacatatatacatatatatgtGTAGGTGGGCGAAGGCGCGTTGTCgaccctctccccttcccccctcttgcgTCGGTTTCGGAGGAGAGTTGAGCCTCTCGCGTGACGGTTGAGATTGGAGaacgaaaaaagggaaaagaaaacccCCTTTTCATTTGTATAGATGTTGCGTCTGTACATCTCTGTTGTATGGGGCGTGGCTCTACACATTAATATGAATCATCTCTGACGTCGTTATCGTCTGGTTCTCTTTTCATTTCGGAAGTGAAAAGGCGGGCTATTGACTGCTGACCTTCTTCGACGAGCGGCGCCTATGCCTGTGGAGGCGTTGTCCTGCTTGCGTTTTCccctctgcagcgctgcactaAACACCGAAATATTTAGCGCTCatgagcagcgcgcgcgcgtgaggGGCGTCTGCTTCCTTTCACGTAACTACCACATATCACTTGTCCGGCAATAGACGTGTTTTCCAGACCTCTGGGTCAGGGGATTgcctcactccccctctcctgaGGCTGAACCATGCGAGACTGGATAGGCTGAGATGGGTGAGAGAGGCTTCTCACCCCAGATGTGGCCACGTACAGGCTAAGCAGGTAAATATTCTGTATGGAATGCAGTTTGTTATCCGTGGACCGAATGAAGGTGTCGCGCGCAGCTTCCGCCCACACTTTCACCCGCCTCGATTCCTGTTTCTCGGaacagaggagggaaaagagtTATTCAGCTTGATGTCTGAGCATATCGTCACATCGAGCGCTTGCCGCACATAATGTAGAAATCCATCATCTCTCATGCTTCACTCTCCCTTAACTACTCTCCCTGaacgctgcggcgccgaAGTTCTTCTTGAGCGCGATTTATCAAACTTTAGTTCATTTCGTCCAGCGCACACTGTGGAGAAGCGAGACAAGTGGCCAacgagagggaaagcggAGCCGCGAaaagcaagagga
This Leishmania panamensis strain MHOM/PA/94/PSC-1 chromosome 29 sequence DNA region includes the following protein-coding sequences:
- a CDS encoding hypothetical protein (TriTrypDB/GeneDB-style sysID: LpmP.29.2630): MPCRVGQSDWIFTDSPACYVTPNLRLRQCICPLTTCTPTATGYACYLTSSVMILSGLLVVVWIMAACAYVYVSNYVGELELEARAEKVVSLSRNYYYHKLFGTGSPMFSPSVYVPDKRLHSE
- a CDS encoding hypothetical protein (TriTrypDB/GeneDB-style sysID: LpmP.29.2620); its protein translation is MSFFANPLAEEEVVPPDYPLEQYDELKREDDFNELLVRSTKLEGRQSSGDDGTPANPELEACLRHIRQLRSSLESTWLRMSESPIEPTREARIVHTVETSNLSTSNSSFIGALDSAITQVHHHVAQRERLNEHLRALVKQEAAQFSSSAPHPLAASVVCALNAPNLRWSPETLSSPHSSEVVAERAAGAVRALETLLPSMSMEEVALASAAMQQLSYGLQSWSALKHRCDALRATVAVKLQEQAETHCAAEVFARWTAQRQLACGEAAASQAPSPATITPSFDIAAVECLNKELSEENRRLEVVLARLLAIQQLDKAQPDAFAGSALVQYVSLTDSARELEEETDRLGRAVLYLRSILAEPSTMESWGACSAGGAAALSTQNPSHEGTKRLARRLSRIHAVKKELWPRQAVSDGVETVSDTVNTILSLGLNRLLEVHNVCLHAMALLSTYFEKQSGNAAFLSHAMRGGGVVEDATVERVLDVQPPDAGLVRQCCANMRNLSAELEATLRSIVEKSITASTAHLTQWKAVRGLLTELLQSALVTTPDVHAEFSARLAAYAAPNTPSATTTSSVSEMVTQVHARLDWATTVLAEEAKAFADEKATQREVIMAFWAAQITEVKKKMAWLEKQPNAPLLTQLCDVERENEQLRHQLASMQEASEDASVLDRTLAELQKCTAEEARCNATVRAELEELEAARRELETQRDALLSSLL